In a genomic window of Streptomyces sp. NBC_01231:
- a CDS encoding phosphatase PAP2 family protein: MPSSAGHRSPSPVRERAVNRRGFLKTSLGASAGVLAAPTLVTWLAAADAKAAAGAAAFVDDYRTNVMANLTPETNAVVRVLGGMADVWKTGGAWNTGTPLMPEVLRANMRYCARLTSARTEAQAKEAFLYDRQHQSYAMIGGLGPLAGLYRTGAQAVTSITSAPDGTPPTKIDDAIPADAPAGSALGAGSHDSALGKVAELVDTVRGPFASGNPGKYAFQYPRPWRMNEDSEVVDTGRTDALGYPVYDSKVLVATQLLRQRSTSPVDDGGYPSGHTNAFHLAALAYAYAVPERFQELVTRAFELSHSRIMSGMHSTVDVLGGRIMATALAAATLADPANADLKAAARAQALAYFQKETGTTADTLYAYAHSDSSDAYADRDDNARAVKPRLTYVLTRRGHNEPLTVPKGAEALLETRLPYLSAAQRRDVLRTTAVPSGYVLLDGFEQWGRLNLFAAADGYGAFDSDVSVTLDAAAGGFQAADSWRNDIDGPGGLTKRGTGTLTLTGHNRYSGGTVLADGVLVAGSAHALGHGDVRVQGGTLELGTSVQVHGTYTQDSGTLRVTLRSGQEPVLEVTRRAVLGRGSTLSLRLDADRPPAAGRTVRVLGAPVLRGQFDRVELNSDRLRAVPVYTAEGLSVRLLKR; encoded by the coding sequence ATGCCGTCATCAGCCGGGCACCGCTCCCCCTCGCCGGTCCGTGAACGCGCCGTGAACCGGAGGGGGTTCCTCAAGACCTCCCTTGGTGCCTCGGCCGGTGTGCTGGCCGCGCCCACCCTCGTGACATGGCTGGCTGCCGCGGACGCGAAGGCCGCCGCCGGCGCCGCCGCGTTCGTGGACGACTACAGGACCAACGTCATGGCGAACCTGACGCCCGAGACCAACGCCGTGGTCCGCGTCCTCGGCGGCATGGCCGACGTGTGGAAGACCGGCGGCGCCTGGAACACCGGCACGCCGCTGATGCCCGAGGTACTGCGCGCCAACATGCGTTACTGCGCCCGGCTCACCTCGGCGCGCACCGAGGCACAGGCGAAGGAGGCCTTCCTCTACGACCGTCAGCACCAGAGCTACGCGATGATCGGGGGCCTGGGTCCGCTGGCAGGCCTGTACCGGACGGGTGCCCAGGCCGTCACGTCGATCACCTCCGCGCCCGACGGCACACCGCCCACCAAGATCGACGACGCGATACCGGCCGACGCCCCGGCCGGTTCCGCGCTCGGCGCGGGCTCGCACGACTCGGCGCTCGGCAAGGTGGCCGAACTGGTCGACACGGTGCGCGGCCCGTTCGCCTCCGGCAACCCCGGCAAGTACGCCTTCCAGTACCCGCGTCCGTGGCGCATGAACGAGGACAGCGAGGTCGTCGACACCGGGAGGACCGACGCGCTCGGCTACCCCGTCTACGACTCCAAGGTGCTCGTGGCCACGCAACTGCTGCGGCAGCGCAGCACCTCGCCGGTGGACGACGGCGGCTACCCCAGCGGCCACACCAACGCCTTCCACCTGGCGGCACTGGCCTACGCGTACGCGGTGCCGGAGCGCTTCCAGGAGCTGGTGACGCGCGCCTTCGAGCTGAGCCACTCCCGGATCATGTCGGGCATGCACTCGACGGTCGACGTCCTCGGCGGCCGGATCATGGCCACCGCCCTGGCCGCCGCCACCCTGGCCGACCCGGCGAACGCGGACCTCAAGGCCGCGGCACGCGCCCAGGCCCTGGCGTACTTCCAGAAGGAGACCGGCACGACGGCGGACACGCTGTACGCGTACGCCCACTCGGACAGCTCCGACGCGTACGCCGACCGGGACGACAACGCCCGCGCGGTCAAGCCCCGATTGACGTACGTGCTCACCCGACGTGGGCACAACGAGCCGCTGACCGTGCCGAAGGGCGCGGAGGCGCTGCTGGAGACGCGACTGCCGTACCTGAGCGCGGCCCAGCGGCGTGACGTCCTGCGCACCACCGCGGTGCCCTCCGGGTACGTCCTGCTGGACGGCTTCGAGCAGTGGGGCCGGCTGAACCTGTTCGCCGCGGCCGACGGCTACGGCGCTTTCGACTCCGACGTGAGCGTCACGCTCGACGCGGCGGCCGGCGGCTTCCAGGCCGCGGACAGCTGGCGCAACGACATCGACGGGCCGGGCGGCCTGACCAAGCGCGGCACCGGCACGCTGACCCTGACGGGGCACAACCGGTACTCGGGCGGCACCGTGCTGGCCGACGGTGTCCTCGTCGCGGGGTCGGCGCACGCGCTGGGCCACGGTGATGTGCGGGTCCAGGGCGGCACGCTCGAGCTCGGCACGTCCGTCCAGGTCCACGGCACCTACACACAGGACTCCGGCACGCTGCGGGTGACGCTGCGCTCGGGCCAGGAGCCGGTCCTGGAGGTGACGCGCCGTGCGGTGCTGGGCCGGGGCAGCACGCTGTCCCTGCGGCTGGACGCCGACCGGCCGCCGGCCGCCGGCCGCACGGTCCGCGTGCTCGGCGCCCCGGTGCTGCGCGGCCAGTTCGACCGCGTCGAGCTGAACTCCGACCGTCTGCGGGCCGTACCCGTCTACACGGCGGAAGGTCTGTCGGTACGACTCCTGAAGCGGTAA
- a CDS encoding phospholipid carrier-dependent glycosyltransferase — translation MMARVTHTVLDPKAAVDASDGRSPGRPGRRWLMPLLVVLLLGQMAAAMVTTAVRQTPTIDEPVYVGTAAEYLHEHRVRHNPEHPPLGKLVIATGVALADPHVEPSVTEGQSLLGQRLLYESGNDPWRLMLWARLPVIALTLLFGLVVLAFARELAGPVAGLVALALYAFSPDVVAHGSLATLDVPAAGFLLTSVWLLWRARRRPRLFLPLAGVALGAALATKMSTLVAIPVLLVLAGVSVWSSPAARLSGRRRALLRAAVGAAVVALVAVAVVWAAYLAVDPRLRWSPVQYVPVVHGRRGLLVELMPFPEAYRDGMRIQFGLENHPWEGFLFGKVYTGSLWYYLPAALLVKTPLGMLALWAAGAVVVCVVPRLRPAAPYLLAPSAVLLAAAMEGARDLGTRYAVFLPMFLAVAASCVVAVRWRWASAVTGALVLFVAVSSLRTFPYYLPYSNEAFGGPAKTRLHLHDSNVDWGQDLGRLADRLRERYRGERVWLVYKGSGVPSYYGIDAADPREGPVRAVRGLLVVSDSAVAKATGRLAELIDSSRRIDEVGHSITVYRR, via the coding sequence ATGATGGCGCGCGTGACGCACACGGTCCTGGACCCGAAGGCAGCTGTCGACGCGTCCGACGGACGGTCGCCGGGACGGCCCGGCAGGCGGTGGCTGATGCCGTTGCTGGTGGTGCTGCTGCTGGGCCAGATGGCCGCCGCGATGGTGACGACGGCCGTGCGGCAGACCCCGACCATCGACGAACCGGTGTACGTCGGCACGGCCGCCGAGTACCTGCACGAACACCGCGTGCGCCACAACCCGGAGCATCCGCCGCTCGGCAAACTGGTCATCGCCACCGGCGTGGCGCTCGCCGACCCGCACGTCGAACCGTCCGTCACTGAGGGCCAGAGCCTCCTCGGACAGCGCCTGTTGTACGAGTCCGGCAACGACCCGTGGCGGCTGATGCTGTGGGCCCGCCTCCCGGTCATCGCGCTGACCCTGCTGTTCGGTCTCGTCGTCCTCGCCTTCGCCCGCGAACTCGCGGGCCCGGTGGCCGGGTTGGTCGCGCTCGCCCTCTACGCCTTCTCCCCCGACGTCGTCGCGCACGGCTCGCTGGCCACGCTGGACGTGCCGGCGGCCGGCTTCCTGCTGACCTCGGTGTGGCTGCTGTGGCGGGCGCGTCGGCGTCCCCGGCTGTTCCTGCCGCTCGCCGGGGTGGCGCTCGGCGCGGCCCTGGCCACGAAGATGAGCACGCTGGTGGCGATCCCGGTGCTGCTGGTCCTGGCCGGAGTGTCGGTCTGGTCCTCTCCGGCCGCCCGGCTGTCGGGCCGGCGCCGGGCGCTGCTCCGGGCGGCCGTGGGCGCCGCCGTGGTGGCTTTGGTGGCGGTCGCCGTGGTCTGGGCCGCGTACCTGGCCGTCGATCCGCGGCTGCGCTGGTCGCCCGTGCAGTACGTGCCCGTGGTGCACGGGCGGCGCGGACTGCTGGTCGAGCTGATGCCGTTCCCGGAGGCGTACCGGGACGGGATGCGCATCCAGTTCGGTCTGGAGAACCACCCGTGGGAGGGCTTCCTCTTCGGCAAGGTGTACACCGGGTCCCTCTGGTACTACCTGCCGGCCGCACTGCTGGTGAAGACCCCGCTCGGCATGCTGGCCCTGTGGGCCGCCGGCGCGGTCGTGGTGTGCGTGGTCCCCCGGCTGCGGCCCGCGGCGCCGTACCTGCTCGCGCCCTCCGCCGTGCTGCTGGCCGCGGCCATGGAGGGGGCCCGCGACCTCGGTACCCGCTACGCCGTCTTCCTGCCGATGTTCCTGGCGGTGGCCGCGAGCTGTGTCGTCGCCGTGCGGTGGCGGTGGGCGTCGGCCGTGACGGGGGCGCTGGTGCTGTTCGTCGCCGTGAGCTCACTGCGGACGTTCCCCTACTACCTGCCGTACTCCAACGAGGCGTTCGGTGGCCCGGCGAAGACCCGGCTGCACCTGCACGACTCCAACGTCGACTGGGGTCAGGACCTGGGCCGGCTCGCCGACCGGTTGCGCGAGCGCTACCGGGGCGAGCGGGTCTGGCTCGTGTACAAGGGCAGTGGTGTGCCGTCGTACTACGGCATCGACGCGGCCGATCCACGTGAGGGGCCCGTGCGGGCGGTGCGCGGACTGCTGGTCGTGTCCGACTCCGCGGTCGCCAAGGCGACCGGACGGCTTGCCGAGCTGATCGACAGCAGTCGCCGGATCGACGAGGTCGGTCACTCGATCACGGTCTACCGGCGGTGA
- a CDS encoding DUF3662 domain-containing protein produces MSAISALEQALESRWEALWARVADKDPVELLDALRAECDRNVVVCSESRVVVPNAYDVELADGVHDELTRRGSSVGQELTDALMRHAEDKGYEWAGPLTVHITRSSAVPNGRYHVASRVMSHVSAEGFQYVTH; encoded by the coding sequence ATGAGCGCGATCAGCGCGCTGGAACAGGCCCTGGAAAGCCGGTGGGAGGCGCTGTGGGCGAGGGTCGCCGACAAGGACCCCGTCGAACTCCTCGACGCGTTGCGGGCCGAGTGCGACCGCAACGTGGTCGTCTGCAGCGAGTCCCGGGTGGTGGTCCCCAACGCCTACGACGTCGAACTCGCCGACGGCGTGCACGACGAACTCACCCGCCGGGGCAGCAGCGTCGGCCAGGAGCTCACCGACGCCCTGATGCGGCACGCGGAGGACAAGGGCTACGAATGGGCCGGCCCGCTCACCGTGCACATCACGAGGTCCTCGGCCGTGCCCAACGGCCGCTACCACGTGGCCAGCAGGGTGATGTCCCATGTGAGCGCCGAGGGATTCCAGTACGTGACGCACTAG
- a CDS encoding MurR/RpiR family transcriptional regulator has protein sequence MPSPQQARAQSSSITSGKTAPEAEASPTSQLRTLFDRPRLSPGQRRIAQYLIEHITEAAFLSITDLAERVGVSQPSVTRFAAAVGFSGYPALREKLQAIALRALAGGPATAEENGSNELQAAVDAEIENLENLRRDFVDPDQVIGVGRELSRSTPLTVLGLRISASLAEYFAYAARRVHPDVRLVTRGGSVAYDSLLQSREAGGTWVLAFSMPRHAQETLTAVRVARSAGLKIALITDLALGPVADEANAVFALGTGSRLVFDSYAAPGVMAAALLQAMTDADPERTQARLEEYEQISDQHQFFLRD, from the coding sequence GTGCCATCGCCGCAGCAGGCACGCGCACAGTCATCCTCGATCACCTCGGGCAAGACCGCACCGGAGGCGGAGGCCTCCCCCACGTCCCAGCTCAGGACGCTCTTCGACCGGCCCCGGCTGTCCCCGGGACAGCGACGCATCGCGCAGTACCTGATCGAGCACATCACCGAGGCGGCCTTCCTGTCGATCACCGATCTCGCGGAGCGCGTCGGCGTCAGCCAGCCCTCGGTGACGCGGTTCGCCGCCGCGGTCGGCTTCAGCGGATATCCCGCCCTGCGGGAGAAACTGCAGGCGATCGCGCTCCGCGCCCTCGCCGGCGGCCCCGCGACGGCGGAGGAGAACGGGAGCAACGAACTCCAGGCGGCCGTCGACGCCGAGATCGAGAACCTGGAGAACCTGCGACGGGACTTCGTCGACCCCGACCAGGTGATCGGCGTGGGCCGCGAGTTGTCCCGTTCGACCCCGCTGACCGTGCTGGGCCTGCGCATCTCGGCGTCCCTGGCCGAGTACTTCGCGTACGCGGCGCGCCGCGTCCACCCCGACGTGCGGCTGGTGACGCGGGGTGGCAGCGTCGCCTACGACTCCCTGCTCCAGTCGCGGGAGGCCGGCGGCACCTGGGTCCTGGCGTTCTCCATGCCCCGGCACGCCCAGGAGACCCTGACCGCCGTACGCGTCGCGCGCAGCGCCGGGTTGAAGATCGCGCTGATCACCGACCTGGCGCTCGGGCCGGTCGCCGACGAGGCGAACGCCGTGTTCGCCCTTGGTACCGGCTCCCGTCTGGTCTTCGACTCCTATGCCGCCCCGGGTGTGATGGCCGCGGCGCTGCTCCAGGCGATGACGGACGCCGACCCGGAGCGCACGCAGGCCCGGCTGGAGGAGTACGAGCAGATCTCCGACCAGCACCAGTTCTTCCTGCGGGACTGA
- a CDS encoding antibiotic biosynthesis monooxygenase has translation MSTTEVRHSEPITTVLTWQVRPGHQHEFEEWTHGIADCARRFPGNEGVSWLRPEDGHRYHAVLRWSDPRRLAAWLESEERTTWHERIEGIAQEIGSERQSTTGMEAWFSLPGTTVQAPPRWKMVLTTFLGAYPFTLLIQWLVTPATTNWPLPLRAAVFPLVLLPVLTYLVMPSLSRLLRLWLFPPPDR, from the coding sequence ATGAGCACCACCGAAGTACGGCACAGCGAGCCGATCACCACGGTCCTCACCTGGCAGGTGCGCCCGGGCCACCAGCACGAGTTCGAGGAGTGGACGCACGGGATCGCCGACTGCGCCAGACGGTTCCCGGGCAACGAGGGAGTCTCGTGGCTGCGCCCCGAGGACGGGCACCGCTATCACGCGGTGCTGCGCTGGTCCGACCCGCGTCGGCTCGCCGCCTGGCTGGAGTCGGAGGAGCGCACCACGTGGCACGAGCGGATCGAGGGCATCGCCCAGGAGATCGGCAGCGAGCGCCAGTCGACGACCGGCATGGAGGCCTGGTTCAGTCTGCCCGGCACGACCGTGCAGGCCCCGCCCCGGTGGAAGATGGTGCTCACCACCTTCCTCGGCGCCTATCCGTTCACCCTGCTGATCCAGTGGCTGGTGACTCCCGCCACCACCAACTGGCCGCTGCCACTGCGCGCCGCCGTGTTCCCCCTGGTGCTGCTGCCCGTGCTGACCTACCTGGTGATGCCGTCGCTCAGCCGTCTGCTGCGGCTGTGGCTGTTCCCGCCGCCTGACCGTTGA
- a CDS encoding SpoIIE family protein phosphatase, with translation MVALAQVVARQRAEMDRLRDQAVTSAVLERAKGALMALHRYNPDEAVEELRRRAKAADRTLAEECWTTLGGLVPSSRGAVHEPRPALAVTGDSAHGTGVPAAQRTADADAWADGRNDDDGAGDDFAALGRLGEALVRVSTPQELARCLLEHLASEADADGIMLYQRLATGGLELIGHAGIDDTLAAQWCHVPPLTGVAALDALRAREPQWLEDFEADRERYLLIGDPPERWRSRAWLPLPAGGVADVCVGVLRTREGSFTPSVRRLLRAVPRLCAGRLRAFSARHVPAADVTGSAQAVFGSLPGAAVLMTPLRAVSSEVEDYRIDAATAEAVDIVGRTGDDLVGRRILECFPSMAGEELWRGCLRTLATGEPFESKPFAHQESVSGGPELSVYAVRAARLGDGLVVTWIRRESSHRQEQRLADVQRLGNLGWANWNLVTHEVGWSSQVLAIFDRAPDQGPIPLAELPAHTLPQDAPLLARAIRELVDAGRAFDVPFRIRTGDGIRHLRAVAEALTDVDGTPVEVHGFVQDLTAQRSVELALVESEQQNLTQHGVLRAERTLAARLQHALLPLPTSPVRPAGLRVEVAYMPAQTGLHVGGDWFSAIELPDGDALFVVGDVAGHGIDAVATMAQLRFTAKGMVITGSSLTGALARLNTLLLHSRDSHGTATMILARYNPGERRLVWAQAGHPPPLLLRDGDVRYLGRPRGMLLGASSAPVYAETECLLKPGDRLILYTDGLVERPGESIDLGLARLAEAAVTHHTDEPGSLGPLLAALLRDDPRDDVCVVDIRVPTEPG, from the coding sequence ATGGTTGCGCTGGCCCAGGTGGTTGCCCGGCAGCGTGCCGAGATGGACCGGCTGCGGGACCAGGCCGTCACGTCCGCCGTCCTGGAGCGGGCCAAGGGCGCGTTGATGGCGCTGCACAGGTACAACCCGGACGAGGCCGTCGAGGAACTGAGGCGGCGTGCCAAGGCCGCCGACCGCACGCTGGCCGAGGAGTGCTGGACAACCCTGGGCGGCCTGGTGCCTTCGTCGCGTGGCGCTGTGCACGAGCCCCGTCCCGCCCTCGCCGTGACCGGCGACTCGGCGCACGGGACCGGCGTACCGGCAGCCCAGCGCACGGCCGATGCCGACGCCTGGGCCGACGGCAGGAACGACGACGATGGCGCGGGCGACGACTTCGCCGCCCTCGGTCGTCTCGGTGAGGCGCTGGTCCGTGTGAGCACCCCGCAGGAACTCGCCCGGTGCCTGCTGGAACACCTCGCGTCGGAGGCCGACGCCGACGGGATCATGCTCTACCAGCGACTGGCCACCGGAGGCCTCGAACTCATCGGGCACGCCGGCATCGACGACACCCTCGCCGCCCAGTGGTGCCACGTGCCGCCACTGACCGGGGTGGCCGCGCTCGACGCGCTGCGGGCACGGGAGCCGCAGTGGCTGGAGGACTTCGAGGCGGACCGGGAACGGTATCTGCTCATCGGGGATCCACCCGAGCGCTGGCGCTCCCGGGCCTGGCTGCCGCTACCGGCCGGGGGCGTGGCCGACGTCTGCGTCGGCGTGCTGCGCACACGCGAGGGCTCGTTCACACCGTCCGTCCGAAGGCTCCTGCGGGCGGTGCCACGGCTGTGCGCCGGACGACTGCGCGCGTTCTCTGCCCGGCACGTACCGGCCGCCGACGTGACCGGATCCGCACAGGCGGTGTTCGGTTCGCTGCCGGGCGCCGCGGTCCTGATGACCCCGCTGCGGGCAGTGTCCTCGGAGGTCGAGGACTACCGCATCGACGCGGCGACGGCGGAGGCGGTCGACATAGTGGGCCGCACCGGGGACGATCTGGTCGGCCGCAGGATCCTGGAGTGCTTCCCGAGCATGGCGGGCGAGGAGCTGTGGCGGGGCTGTCTGCGCACCCTCGCCACCGGGGAGCCGTTCGAGAGCAAACCGTTCGCCCACCAGGAGAGCGTGTCCGGGGGCCCGGAACTCTCCGTGTACGCGGTACGGGCGGCCCGGCTGGGCGACGGACTGGTGGTCACCTGGATCCGGCGCGAGTCCTCGCACCGGCAGGAGCAGCGGCTGGCGGACGTGCAGCGGCTGGGCAATCTGGGCTGGGCGAACTGGAACCTGGTCACGCACGAGGTCGGCTGGTCGTCCCAGGTCCTCGCGATCTTCGACCGGGCCCCCGATCAGGGGCCGATTCCCCTCGCCGAGCTGCCGGCCCACACACTGCCCCAGGACGCACCGTTGCTGGCCCGCGCCATCCGCGAACTCGTAGACGCGGGAAGGGCGTTCGACGTGCCGTTCCGGATCCGGACGGGCGACGGGATCCGCCATCTGCGGGCCGTCGCCGAGGCGCTGACGGACGTCGACGGCACGCCCGTCGAGGTGCACGGCTTCGTCCAGGACCTCACCGCGCAGCGCAGCGTGGAGCTCGCCCTCGTGGAGAGCGAGCAGCAGAACCTCACCCAGCACGGCGTGCTGCGCGCCGAGCGCACACTGGCCGCCCGGCTCCAGCACGCGCTGCTGCCGCTGCCCACCAGCCCCGTGCGGCCGGCCGGGCTGCGGGTCGAGGTCGCCTATATGCCCGCCCAGACGGGGTTGCACGTCGGCGGCGACTGGTTCAGCGCCATCGAACTGCCCGACGGCGACGCCCTGTTCGTGGTCGGGGACGTCGCCGGCCACGGCATCGACGCCGTCGCCACGATGGCCCAGCTCCGCTTCACCGCCAAGGGCATGGTCATCACCGGCTCGTCACTCACCGGCGCATTGGCCCGGCTCAACACCCTGCTGCTGCACTCCCGGGACTCCCACGGCACCGCGACCATGATCCTGGCCCGCTACAACCCTGGTGAGCGCCGTCTGGTGTGGGCACAGGCGGGCCATCCGCCGCCGCTGCTGCTGCGCGACGGGGACGTGCGCTACCTGGGGCGCCCGCGCGGAATGCTGCTCGGCGCGAGCTCCGCGCCGGTCTACGCGGAGACGGAGTGCCTTCTGAAACCGGGCGACCGGCTCATCCTGTACACGGACGGTCTGGTGGAGCGGCCCGGGGAGAGCATCGACCTCGGCCTGGCGCGGCTCGCGGAGGCTGCCGTCACCCACCACACCGACGAGCCGGGCTCCCTGGGCCCCCTGCTCGCCGCCCTGCTCCGGGACGACCCGCGGGACGACGTCTGTGTCGTCGACATCCGGGTGCCGACCGAGCCGGGGTGA
- a CDS encoding flavin reductase family protein, translating to MAGMDAFIDRLNPDMCVVTATADSERSGCLVGFSSQCSIHPARFVVWLSRMNHTYRVARSARHLCVHLLTREQRELAELFGSRTGDRTDKFEHVRWQEGPEGTTVLQDAAAWYVGTVLLRADAGDHVGFVLDPVAAGEREGADDGPLLRLDEAYGIPPGHPAD from the coding sequence ATGGCGGGCATGGACGCGTTCATCGACCGGCTGAACCCGGACATGTGTGTGGTGACCGCGACGGCGGACTCAGAGCGGTCCGGGTGCCTGGTCGGCTTCTCCTCCCAGTGCTCCATCCACCCGGCGCGCTTCGTGGTGTGGCTGTCCCGGATGAATCACACCTACCGGGTGGCGCGCTCGGCCCGTCACCTCTGCGTGCATCTGCTGACCCGTGAACAACGGGAACTGGCCGAGCTGTTCGGCTCCCGCACCGGCGACCGTACGGACAAGTTCGAGCACGTCCGCTGGCAGGAGGGGCCGGAAGGAACGACCGTGCTTCAGGACGCGGCGGCCTGGTACGTGGGCACGGTCCTGCTGCGCGCCGACGCGGGCGATCACGTCGGTTTCGTCCTCGACCCGGTGGCGGCCGGCGAGCGGGAGGGCGCGGACGACGGCCCGCTGCTGCGGCTCGACGAGGCGTACGGGATCCCGCCCGGTCACCCGGCCGACTGA
- a CDS encoding peptidoglycan-binding protein — translation MPTPPDQGSPQNRQPLEPIRVLRPRRTDALAELIREYREQNGIYDREPNGAHEREPNGITYEREPSGAYEPEQNRAYEAVALFEASPHAEEATQELPPVAPVRRRAAPREALRDRPRHLRRTAVVGAVAAAAVVGFGCAFLLPGRGDATAAPPPSPPAPTSAAPTAAAPAPPASAGVTDPDGAGTLREGADGPEVTDLQQRLLRIPDVYADGSTSGRYDATLTEAVARFQLWYGIRGDETGVYGDDTRRDLESRTNGG, via the coding sequence GTGCCGACACCGCCCGACCAGGGCTCGCCTCAGAACAGGCAGCCCCTGGAACCGATCCGTGTGCTGCGCCCACGCCGCACGGACGCCCTCGCCGAGCTGATCAGGGAGTACCGGGAGCAGAACGGCATCTACGATCGTGAGCCGAACGGGGCCCATGAGCGTGAGCCGAACGGCATCACCTACGAGCGTGAGCCGAGCGGCGCCTACGAACCGGAGCAGAATCGCGCCTACGAGGCGGTGGCCCTGTTCGAGGCGTCGCCGCACGCCGAGGAGGCGACACAGGAACTCCCACCCGTCGCCCCCGTCCGGCGCCGGGCGGCCCCGCGCGAGGCTCTCCGCGACCGGCCTCGGCACCTGCGCCGCACGGCCGTCGTCGGTGCCGTCGCCGCCGCGGCGGTGGTCGGATTCGGCTGTGCGTTCCTGCTGCCCGGCCGCGGTGACGCGACCGCCGCGCCGCCCCCCTCACCCCCCGCCCCCACGTCGGCCGCCCCCACAGCCGCCGCGCCCGCGCCGCCCGCCTCGGCCGGCGTGACCGACCCCGACGGCGCCGGAACCCTCCGCGAAGGAGCCGACGGCCCCGAGGTCACCGACCTCCAGCAGCGCCTGCTGCGCATCCCCGACGTCTACGCCGACGGCTCCACCAGCGGCCGCTACGACGCCACCCTGACCGAGGCGGTGGCCCGCTTCCAGCTCTGGTACGGCATCCGCGGCGACGAGACCGGCGTCTACGGCGACGACACCCGACGCGACCTGGAGTCCCGTACGAACGGCGGATGA
- a CDS encoding TetR/AcrR family transcriptional regulator, which produces MSSSSAAPRRGDKAEAAAAKPPMRDALVGAAFRLFLERGYEQTTVDDIVALAGVGRRSFFRYFPSKEDVVFPDHERCLADMTDFLGSGDGTEEPVGRVCDAARLVLRMYAENPTFSVQRYRLTKKVPGLRAYELSVVWRYERALAEYLRARFAGRPDGTLRADVIAAAVVAAHNNALRSWLRADGQSDASATVDHALGYVRSAFGATEAPLVAEQPEDVVVVVSRRGAPLWRVVQEIETALGRD; this is translated from the coding sequence ATGAGCTCCAGCAGCGCGGCGCCCCGACGCGGCGACAAGGCGGAGGCGGCGGCCGCGAAGCCGCCCATGCGGGACGCACTCGTCGGGGCGGCCTTCCGACTGTTCCTGGAGCGGGGGTACGAGCAGACCACCGTCGACGACATCGTGGCGCTCGCCGGGGTCGGCCGCCGGTCGTTCTTCCGCTACTTCCCCTCCAAGGAGGACGTGGTCTTCCCCGATCACGAGCGCTGCCTGGCCGACATGACGGACTTCCTGGGCTCCGGCGACGGCACGGAGGAGCCCGTGGGGCGGGTCTGCGACGCGGCCCGGCTGGTGCTGCGGATGTACGCCGAGAACCCGACCTTCTCCGTCCAGCGCTACCGCCTCACCAAGAAGGTGCCGGGCCTGCGCGCCTACGAGCTGTCCGTGGTGTGGCGCTACGAGCGGGCCCTGGCCGAGTACCTGCGGGCGCGGTTCGCGGGCCGGCCTGACGGAACCCTGCGGGCCGACGTGATCGCCGCCGCCGTGGTCGCGGCCCACAACAACGCGCTGCGGTCCTGGCTGCGTGCGGACGGGCAGAGCGACGCGAGCGCCACGGTGGACCACGCCCTCGGGTACGTGCGCTCGGCCTTCGGCGCGACTGAGGCGCCGCTCGTCGCCGAGCAGCCCGAGGACGTGGTGGTCGTCGTCTCCCGGCGGGGTGCTCCGCTGTGGCGGGTGGTCCAGGAGATCGAGACCGCCCTGGGGCGCGACTGA
- a CDS encoding OB-fold domain-containing protein, producing MYHPSGSVARQTAGSSAGLLDPRTAPRSSDGEAILFQRCTWCATAMYHRLLCPVCQGSDLRTERSEGTGTVRHATVVHRNTPAARNVSLIEMAEGFVVRGRVMGPLIGIHSGDRVRLSTAKDPVRGEPVFQMLDEPYRAWI from the coding sequence GTGTACCACCCTTCAGGAAGCGTTGCTCGTCAGACAGCCGGTTCCTCGGCGGGCCTCCTGGATCCCAGGACGGCCCCCCGGAGCTCCGACGGTGAGGCCATCCTCTTCCAGCGCTGCACCTGGTGCGCCACCGCCATGTACCACCGGCTGCTGTGTCCGGTCTGCCAGGGCAGCGATCTGCGGACGGAGCGCAGCGAGGGCACGGGGACGGTCCGCCACGCCACGGTGGTGCACCGCAACACCCCCGCCGCACGCAACGTGTCGCTGATCGAGATGGCCGAGGGCTTCGTCGTCCGCGGCCGGGTCATGGGCCCGCTCATCGGCATCCACAGCGGTGACCGGGTGCGACTGTCCACCGCGAAGGACCCGGTGCGGGGCGAGCCGGTCTTCCAGATGCTCGACGAGCCCTACCGCGCCTGGATCTGA